Proteins co-encoded in one Capsicum annuum cultivar UCD-10X-F1 chromosome 9, UCD10Xv1.1, whole genome shotgun sequence genomic window:
- the LOC107858803 gene encoding probable glutathione S-transferase translates to MAEVKLLGVWYSPANHRVEWALKIKGVEYEFIEQDLQNKSPLLLESNPVHRKIPVLIHNGKPICESLIIVEYIDETFEGPSILPKDPYDRALARFWSKYLDDKVPAVVNTFFLKEEQEKAKEEVCEMLKVLDNELKDKKFLVGDNFGLADITANFVGHWLGVFQEATGVELVTSEKFPNFCAWRDEYINCSQVKEYPLPRRDELLAFVQARARAAASASASTQK, encoded by the exons ATGGCAGAAGTGAAGTTACTTGGTGTTTGGTATAGCCCTGCTAATCACAGAGTTGAATGGGCTTTAAAGATTAAAGGTGTGGAATATGAATTTATAGAACAAGATCTACAAAATAAGAGCCCTCTGCTTCTTGAATCCAATCCTGTTCACAGGAAAATTCCAGTGTTAATTCACAATGGAAAGCCCATTTGTGAGTCACTGATAATTGTTGAATACATTGATGAGACATTTGAAGGGCCTTCCATCTTGCCTAAAGACCCTTATGATCGAGCTTTAGCTCGTTTCTGGTCTAAGTACCTTGATGATAAG GTGCCAGCAGTAGTGAATACTTTCTTTCTTAAAGAAGAGCAAGAGAAAGCTAAAGAGGAAGTTTGTGAGATGCTAAAAGTTCTCGATAATGAGCTCAAGGACAAGAAGTTCCTTGTGGGTGACAATTTTGGGTTGGCTGACATTACTGCTAATTTTGTGGGACATTGGCTAGGAGTTTTTCAAGAAGCCACTGGAGTTGAATTAGTAACAAGtgaaaaatttccaaatttttgtGCTTGGAGAGATGAGTATATCAATTGTAGCCAAGTGAAGGAATATCCACTTCCAAGAAGAGATGAGTTGCTTGCTTTCGTCCAAGCTCGTGCTCGAGCTGCagcttctgcttctgcttctactCAAAAATGA